In Drosophila nasuta strain 15112-1781.00 chromosome 2R, ASM2355853v1, whole genome shotgun sequence, a single genomic region encodes these proteins:
- the LOC132784800 gene encoding neutral ceramidase — protein MMANCKLGFYALLALCFLFSLSCAYKVGVGRADITGPPVEINFMGYANIKQIGRGLHTRVFARAFVVEDEQGHRVAFISADCGMMGYGLKREVVKRLQARYGNLYTTENVAISGTHTHGAPGGFLMHLLYDISILGFVPQTFEVMAQGLYLSIKRATDNLVDGRIFFAKTTVLNANINRSPTSYLRNPVEERAQYEHDVDKTLTQLRFVDKENNLLGAFNWYAVHATSMNNTNKLVTSDNMGYAALLLEKEYNPNKMPGKGKFVGAFCSSNLGDVSPNIMGPKCSISGNECDLLSSHCPAGEGDCFASGPGRDMVESTQIIGQRLAEGALSLLNEQSQESTAREVTGDVRFIHQFVDMPKYNGSTYNPLSRKLDKIRGCQPAMGYSFAAGTTDGPGAFSFEQGTTTDNPMWNFVRDFIVPPTQEDVKCHEPKPILLATGRATFPYEWQPKIVSNQILKIGDVILAAVPCEFTTMAGRRLRNQIRAAASAAGGIDTEVIIAGLTNIYSSYTVTPEEYQAQRYEAASTIFGPHTHTIYMDVFEHLTKAMMRNETVDAGPSPPYMNDVMLSLNTGVLFDGHPIGTDFGYVKTQPEKEYGINDTVKATYISGNPRNNLFTEKTYFTIERKINEDRWKVTYTDASWETKMIWHRTNTILGFSELEIYWTISPQTLPGEYRIRHSGEYKYILGGKYPYEGLTHSFTVKED, from the exons ATGATGGCTAATTGCAAGCTTGGCTTCTATGCGCTGTTGGCGCTTTGCTTCCTCTTTAGTCTGAGCTGCGCCTACAAAGTGGGCGTGGGCAGGGCGGACATCACAGGACCGCCAGTGGAAATCAATTTC ATGGGCTATGCGAACATTAAGCAGATTGGACGCGGACTTCACACTCGCGTCTTTGCCAGAGCCTTTGTGGTGGAGGATGAGCAAGGACATCGTGTGGCCTTCATTAGCGCCGATTGTGGCATGATGGGCTATGGACTCAAGAGGGAGGTGGTGAAGCGTCTGCAGGCGCGTTACGGCAACTTGTATACGACGGAGAATGTGGCCATCAGTGGCACGCATACGCACGGAGCTCCTGGAGGATTCCTGATGCATTTGCTCTACGACATTTCGATTCTCGGCTTTGTGCCCCAGACCTTTGAGGTGATGGCACAGGGATTGTATTTG AGTATTAAACGTGCCACGGATAATCTCGTCGATGGTCGCATCTTCTTTGCCAAGACCACAGTTCTCAATGCCAACATCAATCGCTCTCCCACTTCGTATCTGCGTAATCCTGTCGAGGAACGCGCTCAATACGAACACGATGTGGACAAAACTTTAACGCAACTCCGCTTTGTGGACAAGGAGAACAATCTGCTGGGCGCCTTCAACTGGTATGCGGTGCATGCCACCTCGATGAACAACACCAACAAGCTGGTGACCAGTGACAACATGGGCtatgctgctttgctgctcgAGAAGGAATACAATCCCAACAAGATGCCCGGCAAGGGCAAATTCGTGGGCGCCTTTTGCTCCTCGAACTTGGGCGATGTTTCACCCAACATCATGGGACCCAAGTGCTCCATTTCGGGCAACGAATGCGATTTGCTTTCCTCGCATTGTCCTGCCGGCGAAGGCGATTGCTTTGCCTCTGGCCCTGGTCGGGATATGGTTGAGAGTACTCAAATCATTGGACAGCGTTTGGCTGAAGGCGCCTTAAGCTTGCTCAACGAGCAGAGCCAGGAATCCACGGCTCGCGAAGTCACCGGCGATGTGCGCTTCATTCATCAGTTTGTCGACATGCCCAAGTACAATGGCAGCACCTACAATCCGCTCTCTCGCAAGCTGGACAAGATCAGAGGCTGCCAACCGGCCATGGGTTACAGTTTTGCTGCAGGCACCACCGATGGACCTGGCGCTTTCAGTTTTGAGCAGGGCACGACTACGGATAATCCCATGTGGAACTTTGTCCGCGACTTTATTGTGCCGCCCACGCAGGAGGATGTTAAGTGTCACGAACCAAAGCCCATTTTGTTGGCCACTGGAAGG GCCACCTTCCCTTATGAGTGGCAGCCCAAGATTGTGTCCAACCAAATCCTTAAGATCGGCGATGTCATCCTGGCTGCTGTGCCCTGTGAATTCACCACGATGGCTGGACGTCGTCTGCGCAATCAAATCCGTGCTGCAGCCTCCGCTGCTGGTGGCATCGACACCGAAGTCATCATTGCTGGACTGACCAATATCTATTCCAGTTACACGGTAACTCCTGAGGAGTATCAGGCCCAGCGTTATGAGGCTGCTTCGACCATCTTTGgaccacacacgcacaccatCTATATGGATGTGTTTGAGCACCTAACCAAGGCAATGATGCGTAACGAGACTGTGGATGCGGGACCAAGTCCGCCGTACATGAACGATGTGATGTTGTCGCTGAATACGGGCGTGCTCTTCGATGGTCATCCCATTGGCACGGACTTTGGCTATGTGAAGACGCAGCCGGAGAAGGAATATGGCATTAATGACACCGTCAAGGCCACATACATCTCGGGCAATCCACGCAACAATCTGTTTACCGAGAAGACGTACTTTACCATCGAGCGCAAGATCAACGAGGATCGCTGGAAGGTCACCTACACCGATGCCAGCTGGGAGACAAA AATGATCTGGCATCGCACCAACACTATTTTGGGATTCAGTGAGTTGGAAATCTATTGGACCATCAGTCCGCAGACGTTGCCTGGCGAATATCGCATTCGGCACTCGGGCGAGTACAAATATATACTGGGTGGCAAGTATCCCTATGAGGGACTGACGCATTCATTCACCGTCAAGGAGGATTAG
- the LOC132784705 gene encoding prolyl 4-hydroxylase subunit alpha-1 codes for MMRCCWQLTLSVLLLLGLLSWHGVRGEVYTALAEMEELLETESVLISNLEGYIRVQEDKLSYLKNKMDEYQREHADASSDITAYVSNPINAYLLTKRLTTDWRQVENLMEHDVGTDFVQNLTQYRNVLKFPSDEDLNGAAVALLRLQDTYQLDTSSVARGKLNGIQYSTAMSSDDCFELGRQSYVNRDYYHTVLWMNEAMARMLEEPHNQTQSFTRADLLEYLAFSTYKQGNVESALTMTNELLQLLPNHERANGNKKFYEKEIAHLKELRKMKGDDGSDEMPVSDLPVAKSDPGVFDMTERKAYEMLCRGELKPSPAELRPLRCRYVTNNVPFLRIAPLKLEEAHKDPYIVIYHDAMYDSEIEIIKRMARPRFRRATVQNSVTGALETANYRISKSAWLKTAEHRVISTVVQRTADMTGLDMDSAEELQVVNYGIGGHYEPHFDFARREEKRAFEGLNLGNRIATMLFYMTDVEQGGATVFTSLHAALWPKKGTAAYWMNLHRSGEGDVRTRHAACPVLTGSKWVSNKWIHERGQEFRRPCDLTADHGDFAI; via the exons ATGATGAGATGCTGCTGGCAATTGACGCTCAGCGTCCTTCTGCTGCTTGGTCTGCTGTCGTGGCATGGAGTTCGAGGCGAGGTCTACACGGCGTTGGCGGAGATGGAGGAACTACTTGAGACTGAATCCGTATTAATAAGCAATCTAGAGGGTTACATACGAGTGCAGGAGGACAAGCTCAGCTATCTCAAGAA CAAAATGGACGAATACCAAAGAGAGCATGCGGATGCATCCAGTGATATTACCGCCTATGTTTCGAATCCCATCAATGCGTATCTGTTGACCAAACGACTGACCACCGACTGGCGTCAAGTGGAGAATCTCATGGAGCATGATGTGGGCACTG ATTTTGTGCAAAATCTCACACAATATCGCAATGTGCTGAAATTCCCATCGGACGAGGATCTCAATGGGGCAGCTGTGGCTTTGCTGCGACTTCAGGACACTTATCAACTGGACACATCGAGTGTGGCACGTGGCAAACTCAATGGCATACAGTACAG CACCGCAATGTCGTCGGATGATTGCTTTGAGCTGGGACGACAGTCTTACGTTAATCGAGACTATTACCATACGGTCTTGTGGATGAATGAAGCAATGGCCCGAATGCTGGAGGAACCACACAATCAGACGCAAAGCTTTACGCGTGCCGATTTACTCGAATACCTCGCCTTCTCCACCTACAAGCAGG GCAACGTGGAGAGCGCACTGACCATGACAAATgagctgctgcaactgctgccaaACCATGAGCGTGCGAATGGCAACAAGAAGTTCTACGAAAAGGAAATTGCCCACCTGAAGGAACTACGCAAAATGAAGGGCGACGACGGCAGCGATGAAATGCCCGTTTCCGACTTG CCTGTGGCCAAAAGTGATCCTGGTGTCTTCGATATGACCGAACGTAAAGCCTACGAAATGCTTTGCCGTGGAGAATTGAAACCTTCGCCAGCTGAGCTGCGTCCACTGCGCTGTCGTTATGTGACCAACAATGTGCCCTTCTTGCGCATTGCACCACTTAAGCTGGAAGAGGCCCACAAGGATCCCTACATTGTGATCTATCACGATGCGATGTACGACAGCGAAATTGAGATTATTAAGCGCATGGCGCGTCCTCGCTTCCGTCGTGCCACAGTGCAAAACTCTGTGACTGGAGCGCTGGAAACAGCGAACTATCGCATCAGCAAATCCGCTTGGTTGAAGACCGCCGAGCATCGTGTCATTAGCACAGTTGTGCAGCGTACCGCCGACATGACGGGCCTCGATATGGACTCCGCGGAGGAACTGCAAGTAGTCAATTACGGCATTGGCGGTCACTACGAGCCACACTTTGACTTTGCGCGG CGAGAGGAGAAACGTGCCTTCGAGGGTCTCAATCTAGGCAATCGTATTGCCACCATGTTGTTCTAT ATGACCGACGTGGAGCAGGGAGGCGCCACAGTTTTCACCTCACTGCATGCTGCACTGTGGCCCAAAAAG GGCACGGCAGCATATTGGATGAATTTGCATCGCTCAGGCGAGGGAGATGTGAGAACGCGACATGCTGCTTGTCCAGTGCTAACAGGTTCCAAATGGG TGTCTAACAAGTGGATACATGAGCGTGGTCAGGAGTTCAGAAGACCCTGCGATCTGACTGCGGATCATGGTGATTTCGCCATCTAG
- the LOC132784704 gene encoding putative uncharacterized protein DDB_G0271606, with amino-acid sequence MSKHNYTNPAFCQNSEFYPVPSSNARVESIYNRSLQLNFNAVSRNAASATATATATASKYRDPREGPLRMQRSMSTRSVTRKQQLQLQHHHQQQQQQQLQQQPPQSSCGRYALVPLEELGGAASSRYAIVPGQAAQRLARSQDNLDRYSSRHGLQSDEEPHSFHEEPQQQQQETQFASLPPNINALPAKPTQQPKIKHAFSSDFGSKTFLIVDKNSNQRYQMVPTAEDEELVDENQEIIQMHNGRAHRYAVIPTEADDDDELEEQLQLEQETCLSNTELSQTYNVRTSTPQQQKQQQRNAAAATRALHELLTTPRKMQPPPRLAHSTPRNAAHYEQLQRERQLQLYQSQQHINLHQQQQQQQIQQTTSSVVSVAPSPALPLRQQRLSPQRLHYETVKLPPAVVPPQAVISPRVQQQPEQDLSMLQGKNNSSSYPQKVANATITLAIVSLMLVVGSTMNAGLIIYMIAHFGKAFYLQFGLVASFCGVGLGFLGFRSRQCDWLPNRSYTSGYILVTIFCLFKCCGLLLILVLDPFPGLPLHDVTTGVILGLSTFTMFFIGLGVIGSLWCYRPPPDNRVNVV; translated from the exons ATGTCCAAGCACAATTATACAAATCCGGCATTCTGCCAGAACAGCGAGTTTTATCCGGTGCCATCGAGCAATGCTCGCGTTGAATCGATCTACAATCGCAGCCTGCAGCTGAACTTTAATGCTGTGTCCCGCAATGCAGCAAGTGCCacagccaccgccaccgccaccgcttCGAAGTATCGCGATCCCCGCGAGGGGCCGCTGCGCATGCAGCGTAGCATGTCGACGCGCTCGGTGACGCGtaaacagcagctgcagctgcaacatcatcatcagcagcaacagcagcaacagctacagcagcaaccaccGCAATCGAGCTGCGGACGCTATGCGCTTGTGCCGCTCGAGGAGCTGGGCGGTGCTGCCTCAAGTCGCTATGCCATTGTGCCCGGCCAGGCAGCGCAGCGTTTGGCTCGCTCCCAAGACAATCTTGATCGCTACAGCTCGCGGCATGGTCTGCAGTCGGATGAGGAGCCGCACTCCTTCCACGAagagccacagcagcagcagcaggagacaCAGTTTGCCAGCTTGCCACCGAACATCAATGCGTTGCCTGCGAAGCCAACGCAGCAGCCAAAGATTAAACATGCCTTCTCTAGTGATTTTGGTAGCAAAACGTTTCTCATTGTGGACAAGAACAGCAATCAGCGTTATCAAATGGTGCCCACAGCCGAGGATGAGGAGTTGGTCGATGAGAATCAGGAGATTATACAAATGCACAATGGACGCGCACATCGTTATGCTGTGATTCCAACCGAGGcggacgatgacgatgagctGGAGGAGCAGTTGCAACTGGAGCAGGAGACCTGCTTGAGCAACACGGAGCTGAGTCAAACCTACAATGTGCGCACCTCAACaccgcagcagcaaaaacagcagcaacgcaaTGCGGCAGCTGCGACACGCGCGTTGCACGAACTGCTGACGACGCCGCGCAAGATGCAACCACCACCACGATTGGCACACTCCACGCCCCGCAATGCGGCACACTACGAGCAGCTGCAACGTGAACGGCAACTGCAGCTCTACCAAAGCCAGCAGCACATTAACttgcatcagcagcagcaacagcagcagatacAACAAACCACCAGCTCCGTGGTTTCGGTTGCACCATCGCCAGCGTTGCCACTGCGGCAGCAACGTTTGTCGCCGCAGCGTTTGCACTACGAGACGGTGAAGTTGCCACCAGCTGTGGTGCCACCACAGGCAGTGATTAGTCCACgtgtgcagcagcaaccagagCAAGATCTGAGCATGCTGCAAGGCAAGAACAACAGCTCGTCGTATCCACAGAAGGTGGCAAATGCAACCATCACGCTGGCAATTGTTTCGCTGATGCTTGTTGTAGGCAGCACCATGAATGCAGGACTCATCATCTACATGATAGCACAC TTTGGCAAAGCGTTCTACCTGCAGTTCGGTCTGGTTGCCTCATTTTGTGGCGTCGGACTTGGCTTCCTTGGCTTTCGGTCGCGACAATGCGATTGGCTGCCCAATCGAAGCTATACATCAGGATACATTCTGGTCACCATCTTCTGTCTGTTCAAGTGCTGTGGCCTCTTGCTGATACTTGTGTTGGATCCATTTCCCGGCCTCCCGCTGCACGATGTCACCACGGGCGTCATCCTTGGGCTGTCGACATTCACCATGTTCTTCATTGGCCTTGGCGTCATTGGCAGCTTGTGGTGTTATCGTCCGCCACCTGATAACCGCGTCAATGTGGTCTAA